The proteins below are encoded in one region of Apium graveolens cultivar Ventura chromosome 4, ASM990537v1, whole genome shotgun sequence:
- the LOC141720781 gene encoding putative calcium-binding protein CML13: protein MGKNLSNDQVSSMKEAFTLFDTDNDGKIAPSELGILMRSLGGNPTQAQLKTIIAEEKLTSPFDFKRFTDLMSKHLKPEPFDQKLRDAFKVIDKDGTGFVAVKDLKHILTSIGEKLEAAEFDEWIREVDVGSDGKIKYDDFVNKMVAK from the coding sequence ATGGGGAAAAATCTGAGCAACGACCAGGTCTCGTCAATGAAAGAAGCTTTCACTCTCTTCGACACCGACAACGACGGCAAGATCGCGCCGTCGGAGCTCGGAATCCTAATGCGATCTCTCGGCGGCAATCCAACCCAAGCTCAACTCAAAACTATCATCGCCGAGGAGAAACTCACGTCGCCGTTCGATTTCAAACGGTTCACTGATCTCATGTCTAAGCATCTTAAACCTGAGCCGTTTGATCAGAAGCTTCGCGACGCGTTCAAAGTTATTGATAAGGATGGGACTGGTTTCGTTGCGGTTAAGGATTTGAAGCATATACTTACGAGTATTGGCGAGAAATTGGAGGCGGCGGAGTTTGATGAGTGGATTCGTGAGGTGGATGTTGGATCCGATGGGAAGATTAAGTACGATGATTTTGTTAACAAGATGGTTGCCAAGTGA